Proteins encoded by one window of Anderseniella sp. Alg231-50:
- a CDS encoding IclR family transcriptional regulator domain-containing protein — MLENQVSDKDRDAARREEFRVPSKEILRASGQVQSLSRALKLLNALSYHASGLSLSEVAQEVGLPNSTAHRLLTTLQNERFVRFDTERSVWLIGVQAFRVGSAFVRSRDVVTIARPYMRRLMEQSGETVNLGISDRGEIVYLAQVECQKMMRAIAGPGGRARMHCSGVGKAILSHMNPEATRKVLHGRELTRETSHTHTSIEALFQDLEISQQRGYAIDDEENAIGLRCVASAIFDEHGEPLGAVSVSGPTARVTDQRVLALGELVNKIANDITAELGGAQRRR; from the coding sequence ATGCTCGAAAACCAGGTGTCGGACAAGGACAGAGACGCAGCACGGCGTGAAGAATTTCGTGTGCCAAGCAAGGAGATATTGCGGGCATCCGGTCAGGTGCAGTCCCTGAGCCGAGCACTGAAGCTGCTGAACGCGCTTTCCTATCATGCATCGGGTCTGTCGTTGTCGGAAGTGGCCCAGGAGGTCGGACTGCCCAATTCGACTGCTCACCGCCTGCTCACCACCTTGCAGAACGAGAGGTTCGTGAGATTCGATACCGAGCGTTCTGTCTGGCTCATTGGTGTTCAGGCATTCCGCGTCGGCTCGGCTTTCGTGCGCTCGCGCGATGTCGTCACTATAGCGCGCCCCTATATGCGCCGCCTGATGGAGCAGTCGGGCGAGACAGTGAACCTCGGCATTTCCGACAGGGGGGAGATCGTCTACCTGGCCCAGGTCGAATGCCAGAAAATGATGCGTGCCATTGCCGGGCCCGGCGGGCGCGCCCGGATGCATTGTTCGGGTGTCGGTAAAGCCATTTTGTCCCACATGAACCCGGAAGCCACCCGCAAGGTGCTGCATGGTCGTGAGCTGACCCGCGAAACTTCACACACACATACGTCAATCGAAGCGCTGTTTCAGGATCTTGAGATATCCCAGCAGCGCGGTTATGCCATTGATGATGAGGAAAATGCCATTGGTTTGCGCTGTGTGGCATCAGCAATCTTTGACGAACATGGCGAACCCTTGGGCGCAGTTTCGGTCTCCGGCCCGACAGCGCGTGTCACTGATCAGCGGGTGCTTGCACTTGGTGAGCTTGTCAATAAGATCGCCAATGATATAACCGCCGAATTGGGCGGCGCGCAGCGCCGGCGATAA
- a CDS encoding c-type cytochrome yields MTGDRVFEALAFSLLKIRSVRIAQVAIVTLIATLSLPVMAEIKPGEGDLKGHGGPVKSVATSPDGIGIVSGSFDYSMMYWDVADATKPAMRKRFSDHDGAVNAVAVLPDGGHAVTGSDDGMVRLLDLKSGEVEHVFKGHDLKVVSLAVSPDGRLLVSASWDRTLRIWSLAEKRLLHVLKGHRNTVNAAVFSTDGKFVYSTGTDATVRKWQVSDGAEERVIYRNGWGINVLAALPGGTELAFGALNGTAAVLDIESGEIAHQLAQRDRPILSVAVSPEHKVLAFGGGDGIVSVHDMTDWTPVKLLDNPYGPIWALTFSGDGDTLYLGGLDDTVHYWQFRPGRDFEPARGKFPRRFQADEGLSVGERQFARKCSVCHTLSPDDANRAGPTLYGVFGRKAGTLTGYAYSKALLESDIVWNADTIGQLFEKGPQHLVPGTKMPLQKMSNTEERDAMIVWLKEQTKTPQDQTAK; encoded by the coding sequence TTGACCGGTGATCGCGTTTTCGAAGCTCTTGCCTTTAGCCTGCTGAAGATCCGGTCGGTCAGGATTGCGCAGGTGGCAATCGTCACGCTGATTGCGACGCTTAGCCTGCCGGTCATGGCTGAGATCAAGCCCGGTGAGGGCGATCTAAAAGGCCATGGCGGTCCGGTCAAGTCGGTTGCCACGTCTCCCGACGGTATCGGCATCGTTTCCGGCAGCTTTGACTATTCGATGATGTATTGGGATGTCGCCGATGCGACAAAGCCCGCCATGCGCAAGCGCTTCTCTGATCATGACGGCGCGGTGAATGCGGTGGCTGTCCTGCCCGATGGCGGGCACGCGGTCACCGGCAGCGACGATGGCATGGTGCGGCTGCTGGATCTTAAGTCCGGGGAAGTTGAGCACGTTTTCAAGGGCCATGATCTCAAGGTGGTCTCTCTCGCCGTATCACCGGACGGCAGGCTTTTGGTGTCCGCGTCGTGGGATCGCACGCTGCGGATCTGGTCGCTGGCCGAAAAGCGGCTGCTGCATGTGCTCAAGGGCCACCGCAACACGGTCAACGCGGCGGTATTTTCGACCGACGGAAAATTTGTCTATTCCACAGGCACCGACGCCACCGTCCGTAAATGGCAGGTCAGCGACGGGGCTGAAGAACGGGTAATCTATCGCAATGGCTGGGGCATCAACGTGCTGGCTGCCTTGCCCGGCGGCACGGAGCTGGCTTTTGGTGCGCTCAACGGAACCGCGGCCGTGCTGGATATTGAAAGCGGTGAAATTGCTCATCAACTGGCACAGCGCGACCGCCCCATCCTGTCGGTTGCGGTGTCGCCGGAACACAAGGTTCTGGCGTTCGGTGGCGGCGACGGCATTGTGTCGGTACATGACATGACCGACTGGACACCGGTGAAACTGCTCGACAATCCGTACGGCCCGATCTGGGCGCTGACGTTTTCCGGTGACGGCGACACGCTTTATCTGGGCGGGCTCGATGACACGGTACATTACTGGCAATTCCGCCCGGGCCGTGATTTTGAACCGGCGCGCGGCAAGTTTCCGCGCCGCTTTCAAGCCGATGAGGGCCTGAGCGTCGGTGAACGCCAGTTCGCCCGCAAATGCTCCGTCTGCCATACCCTGTCACCGGATGACGCCAATCGCGCCGGGCCGACCCTTTATGGTGTGTTCGGCCGCAAGGCCGGTACTTTGACGGGGTATGCCTATTCGAAGGCCTTGCTTGAGTCTGATATTGTGTGGAATGCAGATACAATTGGCCAGTTGTTCGAAAAAGGCCCGCAGCACCTGGTGCCCGGCACCAAGATGCCGTTGCAGAAAATGTCCAACACCGAAGAACGCGACGCCATGATCGTGTGGCTGAAAGAGCAAACTAAAACGCCGCAGGATCAGACAGCCAAGTGA
- a CDS encoding VTT domain-containing protein has translation MLDALVNNAYWLLYAGTVMEGETALLLGSLAAHQGLIDLVWVIVVAFAGATTGDQISYQLFRRFGPKMVERSETLQRRTKKARRLLAGHPLKFIVLSRFFWGLRSACMLALAASDVPTRVFAPANLLACALWATVVGSLGYVFSSWVTRIVTTMDGLSGRAPAVLAGIVAFLVLIVLARKAVLKFWRSRETL, from the coding sequence ATGCTGGATGCACTCGTAAACAATGCCTACTGGCTCCTGTATGCCGGCACCGTAATGGAGGGCGAAACCGCGCTGCTGCTTGGTTCGCTGGCAGCACATCAGGGACTTATTGATCTTGTCTGGGTGATCGTTGTCGCGTTTGCCGGCGCCACTACAGGCGATCAGATCAGTTATCAGCTGTTCCGCCGGTTCGGACCGAAAATGGTGGAGCGCAGCGAAACCCTGCAGCGACGCACGAAAAAGGCCCGTCGGCTGCTTGCCGGGCACCCGCTAAAGTTCATTGTCCTGTCCAGGTTTTTCTGGGGCCTGCGCTCTGCCTGCATGCTGGCGCTGGCGGCGTCGGACGTGCCGACACGGGTATTCGCACCAGCCAACCTGCTTGCCTGCGCCCTGTGGGCCACAGTTGTCGGCTCGCTGGGCTATGTGTTCAGCAGCTGGGTCACCCGCATCGTCACCACCATGGACGGCCTGTCGGGCCGCGCGCCCGCCGTCCTTGCCGGAATCGTCGCGTTCCTGGTGCTGATCGTGCTGGCGCGCAAGGCAGTGCTCAAATTCTGGCGGTCACGCGAAACGCTGTGA
- the apbC gene encoding iron-sulfur cluster carrier protein ApbC — MVDKQQVMAALSKVRGPDLEGDLVSLGLVSDVVVSGDNVMFAITVEASRANELEPLRQAAEKAVGKVDGVEKVMAALTAEVKPGSRPAAGRTPPPAGANMAPPPPMQQPGPKAQAAQTMAGVPGVKHIVAVASGKGGVGKSTTSVNLALGLQANGLKVGILDADIYGPSVPRLLGITGRPEPVSPGSRTLKPLEGFGLKAMSMGFLVEEDTPMIWRGPMVMSALQQMLREVDWGDLDVLIVDMPPGTGDAQLTLAQQTPLSGAVIVSTPQDLALIDARKGLNMFRKVNVPVLGIVENMSYFTCTKCGERHEIFGHGGARDEAEKLGLPFLGEVPLDKDLRTRSDSGQPIVVSAPDSHHAGLYRNIAETVWASVLGDSAGQKRAAPRIIVE; from the coding sequence ATGGTAGACAAACAACAAGTCATGGCGGCGCTCTCAAAGGTGCGCGGGCCTGATCTTGAAGGTGACCTGGTGTCGCTCGGCCTGGTTTCAGATGTGGTTGTCAGCGGCGACAATGTGATGTTTGCCATCACTGTCGAGGCATCGCGGGCCAATGAACTGGAACCGTTGCGCCAGGCTGCTGAAAAAGCTGTCGGCAAGGTGGACGGCGTCGAAAAGGTCATGGCAGCGCTCACTGCGGAGGTCAAGCCGGGCTCACGTCCGGCCGCCGGCCGGACCCCGCCGCCGGCAGGCGCCAACATGGCGCCGCCGCCGCCCATGCAGCAGCCGGGCCCGAAAGCCCAGGCGGCGCAGACAATGGCGGGTGTGCCCGGTGTGAAGCACATTGTCGCCGTCGCGTCCGGAAAGGGCGGGGTGGGCAAGTCGACCACCTCGGTCAATCTGGCGCTTGGCCTGCAGGCCAATGGTTTGAAGGTGGGCATACTCGATGCCGACATCTACGGCCCGTCGGTCCCGCGCCTGCTTGGCATTACCGGCAGGCCGGAGCCGGTGTCACCGGGCTCACGCACGCTGAAGCCACTTGAAGGGTTTGGCCTCAAGGCCATGTCGATGGGCTTTCTGGTGGAAGAAGACACGCCGATGATCTGGCGCGGCCCGATGGTGATGTCGGCGCTGCAACAGATGCTGCGCGAGGTCGACTGGGGTGACCTTGATGTCCTGATTGTCGATATGCCGCCGGGAACCGGTGATGCCCAGCTGACCCTGGCCCAGCAGACACCGCTGTCTGGCGCGGTCATCGTGTCCACGCCGCAGGACCTGGCTCTGATTGATGCCCGCAAGGGGTTGAACATGTTCCGCAAGGTCAACGTACCGGTGCTCGGCATCGTCGAGAACATGAGTTACTTCACCTGCACCAAGTGTGGCGAGCGTCATGAAATCTTCGGTCATGGCGGTGCGCGCGATGAAGCGGAAAAGCTTGGTTTGCCGTTTTTGGGCGAGGTGCCGCTGGACAAGGATCTGCGCACACGCTCTGATTCCGGCCAGCCGATCGTTGTTTCCGCACCGGATTCCCATCATGCAGGGCTTTATCGCAATATCGCAGAAACAGTCTGGGCCTCGGTTTTGGGCGATTCTGCGGGCCAGAAGCGGGCTGCGCCACGTATAATTGTTGAGTAA
- a CDS encoding molecular chaperone TorD family protein, protein MGEAKLELSVSEEDVLRANLYRLLATTLRAGPSRHDLDMFADMHGDDTPIGEAVAAITRVAAKSSPEEVSREYHDLFIGVGRGELVPYGSYYLTGFLHEKPLARLRNDMARLGIERRDDVAEPEDHIAALCEMMSGLIMGDFGEALDLDEQKKFFQAHIASWAKHFFTDLEGARSSVFYACIGQLGAAFMDVEDQAFLMV, encoded by the coding sequence ATGGGTGAGGCCAAGTTAGAGCTGTCAGTTTCCGAAGAAGATGTATTGCGGGCAAACCTCTACAGGTTGCTGGCAACTACCTTGCGTGCGGGTCCGTCCCGGCACGATCTTGATATGTTTGCTGACATGCATGGAGATGACACGCCGATTGGCGAGGCGGTGGCCGCCATTACCCGCGTTGCTGCGAAATCCAGCCCGGAAGAAGTTTCCCGCGAGTATCATGACCTGTTCATCGGCGTGGGCAGGGGCGAACTGGTGCCTTACGGCTCTTATTATCTGACCGGCTTCCTGCATGAGAAACCGCTTGCGCGCTTGCGTAACGACATGGCGCGGCTTGGCATTGAAAGGCGTGACGATGTCGCTGAACCCGAAGATCATATTGCTGCGCTGTGCGAAATGATGTCCGGTCTAATAATGGGTGATTTCGGCGAAGCGCTGGATCTCGACGAACAGAAGAAATTTTTCCAGGCTCACATTGCATCGTGGGCCAAACACTTTTTTACAGATCTTGAAGGTGCGCGCTCATCGGTGTTTTACGCCTGTATAGGGCAGCTGGGCGCGGCGTTCATGGATGTAGAGGATCAGGCCTTCTTGATGGTCTGA
- a CDS encoding formate dehydrogenase, whose translation MAKGSDKVASGRRDFLKLAGVSAVTGTAAVAAGSVAAEAAAPVEGNAGYQETDHVKTYYKLAAF comes from the coding sequence ATGGCAAAAGGAAGTGACAAGGTGGCCTCAGGCCGTCGCGATTTCCTAAAGCTTGCTGGTGTGTCCGCTGTGACCGGAACTGCAGCTGTTGCTGCCGGATCGGTTGCGGCTGAAGCTGCAGCGCCTGTTGAAGGCAATGCCGGCTATCAGGAAACTGATCACGTCAAGACGTACTACAAGCTTGCCGCATTCTAG
- a CDS encoding formate dehydrogenase subunit gamma, with the protein MLAIGGNSTPAIAQTTSPDVATEAQSTDLNTGFWSQIRKGATGNVSIPDKNAGVLIQSEGDTAYRSFRNGPLKLYATYGLLAILFLLALYFLLRGRIKIDHGRSGVTMQRFNGLERFAHWLMAGSFVILALSGLNMLFGRYALMPVIGKETFAFITLWGKYLHNYLSFAFMLGVALAFILWVVHNFPNRHDLVWLLKGGGLFTRGSHPPAKKFNAGQKILFWSVVVLTISISLSGIALMFPFETAFMAKTFAALNAIGFELPTSVTPIQEQQLNQIWHGIVGVVFIIIILGHIYIGSVGMEGAFDAMGSGEVDTNWAREHHSLWVEEEEQKAKSAPAAGSSAGQPAE; encoded by the coding sequence ATGCTTGCGATCGGCGGTAACAGCACGCCCGCAATTGCCCAGACAACCAGCCCGGACGTGGCGACTGAAGCCCAGAGCACGGACCTGAATACCGGTTTCTGGAGCCAGATCCGAAAAGGGGCTACCGGCAATGTTTCCATCCCGGACAAGAATGCCGGTGTGCTGATCCAGTCGGAAGGCGATACCGCCTATCGGTCGTTTCGCAACGGCCCGCTGAAGCTGTATGCAACCTATGGGCTCCTCGCGATCCTGTTCCTGCTGGCTTTGTACTTCCTGCTGCGCGGCCGCATCAAGATCGACCACGGCCGGTCAGGCGTGACCATGCAGCGCTTTAACGGCCTTGAACGATTTGCCCACTGGCTGATGGCTGGGTCGTTTGTGATCCTTGCACTTTCCGGCCTGAACATGCTGTTTGGCCGTTATGCGCTGATGCCGGTGATCGGCAAGGAAACATTTGCGTTCATCACCTTGTGGGGCAAGTACCTGCACAACTATCTCTCATTCGCCTTCATGCTGGGCGTGGCGCTGGCCTTCATTTTGTGGGTTGTTCACAACTTCCCGAACCGGCACGACCTGGTCTGGCTGTTGAAAGGTGGCGGACTGTTCACCAGGGGCTCACACCCACCGGCAAAGAAATTCAATGCGGGTCAGAAAATCCTGTTCTGGAGCGTTGTTGTCCTGACAATTTCCATATCCCTGTCCGGCATTGCGCTGATGTTCCCGTTCGAAACGGCGTTCATGGCAAAGACCTTTGCCGCCCTGAACGCAATCGGCTTTGAGCTGCCGACCAGCGTGACCCCGATCCAGGAACAGCAACTCAACCAGATCTGGCATGGCATAGTCGGCGTTGTCTTCATCATCATTATACTGGGGCACATCTATATCGGGTCCGTTGGCATGGAAGGCGCATTCGACGCGATGGGGTCCGGAGAGGTTGATACCAACTGGGCGCGAGAACATCACAGCCTGTGGGTTGAAGAGGAGGAGCAGAAGGCCAAGTCGGCGCCTGCTGCCGGCTCCTCCGCCGGTCAGCCGGCGGAATAG
- a CDS encoding DUF6494 family protein: MDDDKFNMSMRKFLKQVGVTSQQKIEEAVRASGKSSGSVEVTATITCGDVSLDHTVTGKIDLG; the protein is encoded by the coding sequence ATGGATGACGACAAGTTCAACATGTCGATGCGCAAGTTCCTCAAGCAGGTCGGCGTGACATCGCAGCAGAAAATCGAAGAGGCGGTCCGTGCGTCCGGCAAGTCTTCCGGGAGTGTCGAGGTAACGGCGACGATCACATGTGGTGACGTTTCGCTGGATCACACAGTGACCGGCAAGATCGACCTCGGGTGA
- a CDS encoding molybdopterin-dependent oxidoreductase: MLRKKTGEVAFGPRLSSALTDLTGGAIDRRTFLRRSGLAVGGLAAASTLSSGMVRKAEAASVSGAVEIKKSVCTHCSVGCTVLAETTNGVWVGQEPGYDSPFNLGAHCAKGAAVREHAHGERRLKYPTKLVDGKWQQVSWEEAINEIGDKMLDIREKSGPDSVYWLGSAKHNNEQAYLFRKFYAYWGTNNGDHQARICHSTTVAGVANTWGYGAMTNSYNDMHNSRAIFLIGGNPAEAHPVSLLHMLKAKEENNAAFIVCDPRFTRTAAHATEYVRFRSGTDVALIWGVLYHIFENGWEDKDFISRRVWGMEYIKEEVAKWTPEEVEKVTGVPGSQLKRVARTMAQNKPGTIVWCMGGTQHTNGNNNTRAYCVLQLALGNMGVAGGGANIFRGHDNVQGATDLGVLMDTLPGYYGLSKGAWAHWSRVWEEDLDWLKGRFGTRKDKDGKDKAMMNEKGIPVSRWIDGVLEAKENIDQPDNVRAMVFWGHAPNSQTRLPDMQKAMAKLDLLVVVDPFPTMSAVMHGRKDGVYLLPATTQFETHGSVTASNRSLQWREKVMDPLFESLPDHVIMQMFAEKFGFADRFFRNIKVEETKIGKLTVKEPSIEDTLREINRGMWTIGYTGQSPERLKMHMANQHTFDRTTLQARGGPADGDYYGLPWPSWGTPEMKHPGTPNLYDNSKPVAEGGLTFRARFGVKAPDEWGGANMLAEGAYSVDSEIKDGYPEFTYGMLRKLGWDGDLTADELAAIKKVAGTDDQAKLDKINWKVDLSGGIQRVAIKHGCAPFGNAKARTVVWTFPDPVPLHREPLYTPRRDLLPKYATFKDRHMHRLPTLYESIQKNDFSKEYPIILTSGRLVEYEGGGDETRSNPWLAELQQDMFVEINPVDANDLGIRNGDTVWVEGPEKGKVKVMAMITERVGRGVAFMPFHFGGHMQGEDLRANYPAGSDPYVLGEATNTAQTYGYDSVTQMQESKTTLCKIAKA, from the coding sequence ATGCTCAGGAAGAAGACGGGAGAGGTGGCGTTCGGCCCTCGACTGTCATCGGCCCTCACCGATTTAACCGGTGGAGCGATTGACAGGCGGACATTCTTGCGCCGTTCGGGACTTGCAGTAGGCGGTCTCGCGGCAGCATCGACACTATCGTCGGGAATGGTGCGCAAGGCTGAAGCAGCATCGGTTTCCGGTGCGGTTGAAATCAAGAAGTCAGTGTGTACGCACTGCTCGGTTGGTTGCACCGTGCTGGCAGAAACCACAAACGGCGTCTGGGTTGGCCAGGAGCCAGGCTATGACAGCCCGTTCAATCTTGGTGCACATTGCGCCAAAGGTGCTGCGGTGCGCGAACACGCTCACGGTGAGCGCCGCCTGAAGTATCCGACCAAGCTGGTGGATGGCAAATGGCAGCAGGTGTCATGGGAAGAAGCCATCAACGAGATCGGCGACAAGATGCTGGATATTCGCGAGAAGTCCGGTCCCGATTCTGTGTACTGGCTGGGTTCTGCCAAGCACAATAACGAGCAGGCTTATCTGTTCCGCAAGTTCTACGCTTACTGGGGCACCAACAATGGTGACCATCAGGCGCGTATCTGTCACTCGACCACGGTTGCCGGTGTTGCCAACACCTGGGGCTATGGTGCGATGACCAACTCGTACAATGACATGCACAATTCGCGTGCCATCTTCCTGATCGGCGGCAATCCTGCAGAAGCCCATCCGGTGTCTTTGCTGCACATGCTGAAAGCCAAGGAAGAAAACAACGCGGCATTCATCGTATGTGATCCGCGCTTTACCCGTACCGCGGCTCATGCCACCGAATATGTCCGGTTCCGTTCCGGTACCGACGTGGCACTGATCTGGGGTGTCTTGTACCACATCTTCGAAAACGGCTGGGAAGACAAGGACTTCATTTCCCGCCGCGTCTGGGGCATGGAGTACATCAAGGAAGAAGTCGCCAAGTGGACCCCCGAGGAAGTTGAAAAGGTCACCGGTGTTCCCGGCTCGCAGTTGAAGCGTGTCGCCCGCACCATGGCCCAGAACAAGCCGGGCACCATCGTGTGGTGCATGGGCGGTACCCAGCATACCAACGGCAACAACAACACACGTGCTTACTGTGTGCTGCAGCTTGCTCTCGGTAACATGGGCGTTGCCGGCGGCGGTGCCAACATCTTCCGCGGCCATGACAATGTGCAGGGTGCAACAGACCTTGGTGTCCTGATGGATACTTTGCCGGGCTACTACGGCCTGTCGAAAGGTGCATGGGCTCACTGGTCACGTGTCTGGGAAGAAGACCTTGACTGGCTGAAGGGCCGTTTCGGCACCCGCAAGGACAAGGACGGCAAGGACAAGGCGATGATGAACGAGAAGGGTATTCCCGTCTCGCGCTGGATCGATGGTGTCCTGGAAGCGAAAGAGAACATTGATCAGCCGGACAATGTCCGCGCCATGGTGTTCTGGGGGCATGCGCCCAATTCGCAGACCCGTCTGCCCGACATGCAAAAGGCAATGGCCAAGCTCGACCTCCTGGTCGTGGTTGATCCGTTCCCGACCATGTCGGCGGTCATGCACGGACGCAAGGATGGCGTCTATCTGCTGCCTGCGACCACGCAGTTCGAAACCCATGGTTCGGTCACCGCATCGAACCGCTCGCTGCAATGGCGTGAAAAGGTCATGGACCCGCTGTTTGAGTCCCTGCCTGACCACGTCATCATGCAGATGTTCGCCGAGAAGTTCGGCTTTGCAGATCGCTTCTTCCGCAATATCAAGGTCGAAGAGACAAAGATCGGCAAGCTGACCGTCAAGGAGCCGAGCATTGAAGACACGCTGCGCGAAATCAACCGCGGCATGTGGACGATCGGCTACACCGGACAGTCGCCGGAGCGTCTCAAGATGCACATGGCCAACCAGCACACGTTCGACAGGACGACGCTGCAGGCTCGCGGTGGCCCGGCAGACGGCGACTATTACGGTCTGCCATGGCCGTCATGGGGCACGCCGGAAATGAAGCATCCCGGTACGCCGAACCTGTACGACAACTCCAAGCCGGTGGCTGAGGGTGGTCTGACATTCCGTGCCCGTTTCGGTGTCAAGGCGCCGGACGAGTGGGGCGGTGCCAACATGCTGGCCGAAGGCGCTTACTCCGTAGATTCCGAAATCAAGGATGGTTATCCTGAGTTCACCTACGGCATGCTGCGCAAGCTCGGCTGGGACGGCGACCTGACGGCAGACGAACTTGCTGCCATCAAGAAGGTTGCCGGCACTGACGATCAGGCCAAGCTCGACAAGATCAACTGGAAGGTTGACCTGTCAGGCGGTATCCAGCGGGTCGCAATCAAGCATGGTTGTGCACCGTTCGGTAATGCCAAGGCCCGCACGGTTGTGTGGACGTTCCCGGATCCGGTGCCGTTGCATCGCGAACCGCTGTACACGCCGCGTCGTGACCTTCTGCCCAAGTATGCCACATTCAAAGACCGGCATATGCATCGTCTTCCAACCCTTTATGAATCGATTCAGAAGAACGACTTCTCGAAAGAGTATCCGATCATTCTGACATCGGGTCGTCTCGTGGAGTACGAAGGCGGTGGTGACGAGACACGGTCGAACCCGTGGCTTGCGGAACTGCAGCAGGACATGTTCGTCGAGATCAATCCGGTTGATGCCAACGATCTTGGTATCAGGAACGGAGACACGGTCTGGGTCGAGGGTCCTGAAAAGGGCAAGGTCAAGGTAATGGCCATGATCACCGAGCGGGTTGGCAGGGGCGTAGCCTTCATGCCGTTCCACTTCGGTGGCCATATGCAGGGCGAAGACCTGCGGGCCAATTATCCTGCGGGTTCTGATCCGTATGTCCTGGGTGAAGCGACCAATACGGCGCAAACCTATGGCTATGACTCAGTCACCCAGATGCAGGAGTCCAAGACCACTCTCTGCAAAATTGCAAAAGCATAA
- the speD gene encoding adenosylmethionine decarboxylase, which translates to MTDTNALFQLGMDLDAPGTAHDETQAATNNVVAFNRDVEPADHFIVKNGVSCAGTHLIIDLVDAEGLADIDLIDEAMRECVTEAGATLLHIHLHPFTPEGVSGVSGVAVLAESHISIHTWPERGYAALDVFMCGDSQPEKCIDVLKKHFRPGEVKVSELLRGSNL; encoded by the coding sequence ATGACTGACACCAACGCCCTGTTCCAACTGGGGATGGACCTGGATGCTCCAGGCACCGCCCATGACGAAACACAGGCTGCAACAAACAATGTGGTCGCGTTCAACCGCGATGTGGAACCGGCTGACCATTTCATCGTGAAGAACGGTGTGTCGTGTGCGGGAACACACCTGATTATCGATCTTGTGGACGCCGAAGGACTGGCTGATATCGACCTGATTGATGAAGCCATGCGCGAGTGTGTGACCGAGGCCGGCGCAACCCTTCTGCATATCCACCTGCACCCGTTTACACCTGAGGGCGTATCCGGCGTGTCAGGCGTTGCGGTCCTGGCGGAGAGCCACATTTCAATCCACACCTGGCCGGAACGCGGCTATGCCGCGCTGGATGTGTTCATGTGCGGTGATTCACAGCCCGAAAAGTGCATCGACGTGCTGAAAAAGCATTTCCGGCCCGGCGAGGTGAAAGTCTCTGAACTGCTGCGGGGATCAAACCTGTGA
- the fdh3B gene encoding formate dehydrogenase FDH3 subunit beta, protein MARMKFLCDAERCIECNACVTACKNEHEVPWGVNRRRVVTINDGKPGERSISVACMHCSDAPCMAVCPVDCFYQSAEGVVLHNKDLCIGCGYCFYACPFGAPQFPQVGNFGSRGKMDKCTFCAGGPEEANSDKEFKKYGRNRLAEGKLPLCAEMCSTKALLAGDGDQVANIYRERVVGRGFGSGAWGWGKAYPGSGS, encoded by the coding sequence ATGGCTCGCATGAAGTTCCTGTGTGATGCTGAACGTTGCATCGAATGCAACGCCTGTGTCACCGCGTGTAAGAACGAACATGAAGTCCCGTGGGGTGTAAACCGCCGCCGCGTCGTCACCATCAATGACGGCAAGCCCGGTGAACGCTCGATCTCGGTGGCTTGCATGCATTGTTCGGATGCACCGTGCATGGCCGTGTGCCCGGTTGACTGTTTCTATCAGTCTGCCGAGGGCGTGGTTCTGCACAATAAAGACCTCTGCATCGGTTGCGGTTACTGTTTCTACGCGTGCCCGTTTGGCGCGCCTCAGTTCCCGCAGGTCGGTAACTTCGGTTCACGTGGCAAGATGGACAAATGTACCTTCTGCGCCGGTGGTCCCGAGGAAGCCAACTCCGACAAGGAGTTCAAGAAGTATGGCCGCAACCGTCTGGCCGAAGGCAAACTGCCGCTTTGTGCAGAAATGTGTTCGACCAAGGCGCTGCTTGCAGGTGATGGCGACCAGGTCGCCAACATTTACCGCGAGCGTGTGGTTGGCCGTGGCTTCGGTTCCGGTGCCTGGGGATGGGGCAAGGCCTATCCCGGTTCCGGCTCTTAA